GGCACCAAAAATTAGTGTTAATAGGTTTCCACCATCAGTTGAATTGTATAGTATTTCTTTTCACTGGACTATTTATAAATCTAGTACCAAACAAATGTAATcagaaaatttgtttaaaattaaactttccaGAAACATACAAAAGTACATATGAACAGTCACTTGAGAAATGTGTAAGAATCAGCAATCTCTTCTGTGCCTTTCAAATATACCAACATTTAATTacttcaaagttttttttaaaaaaaatacatttaaaaagtaaaaaagcctCCCACATGCCCATATTGCTCATATAagagattttaacatttttaaagatatgacAAGCATGAATTAGTTTaaaagatttgttctttttctttcattatgtaATCAGATAGGATTTCTCTCACATATTTTTATGAGGAAGCCACTCATATGAAATAGCTTCTTCTATTGAATGGTCTCAGAAATGCTGCTGAGATAATCTTCAGACTTCATTATAAAATTTGTCCACTCTTGACAAATGTCCTCCATGGAGAGTTCTTCACCACCATATTCCAGAGGAAGAATGTCAGGAAAATACTGAAGTAGGCTTTGTTTGTAATTGTTCCCATGCATGTGAATCTGAAATAGTCAAAATGTTTTAGAAGGTGTCCCCTCTGCCTTTCACTAATTAGATGCAATTCCAGGGGTAAAATTAACCTCATAAAATGAGATACTCTAATAACTTCCAAAGTAGTAGGGTATGTactatttctattattttgctggtgaatctaagatttttatttatgtttagatTATGGTGCTGTAAATCTAATAATTGTATTACTTTCTTAGACTTGCATTCTCTTAACCTCAGAAGATAACAAAAATGTCCTAATTGGTATTAATTCAAATAGAAGCATACATCTGAGCCCACAGTTAGATTCATGAAGAATGATTCATATGGTATTGTCAATGTGATACTCTTGGCTAGTTCAAAAGTAGAAAATTATATTGTTGAGAAcctttgattttcaaatattttaaactttaaaagttgACCATccagggctgaggttatggcttagtggtagagtgcttgtctagcacatgtgaggccctgggttcgattctcagcactgcatataaatgaacaaataaacgaaataaaggtctattgacaactaaaaaaatactaaaagaaaaacattttttttaaaaaaattgatcatCGAATGGCCTGAAGTTAAGATAAACCTGTAGAAACTAAGAATACatgttgttaaaataaataaataaattttctcttattaAGGCAAAATGTTTATCTGTTCATTCAACAACCATTTAAAAAGCACCAGGATATGAGGAACAATGAATGAAAGGAGAATTCTACACTGAGGAGCCATACAACCTCAATTCTTgattttctctgaaattttaaaaatactatcagTTAACTGAGGAGAAATTCTGTCGTATCAGGAAAGGAGAAATATGAAAAGTGGAGTATTACTGAAAAactgaaagggaaaaaagtaGATTTGTTTTCTCCCCTATTTTGGCAAGTTTCTTCATGTTGACTTTCACTGCTTTCCTTAgcttctcaatttttaaattttttctttcttttgtgtacaTATACTCTTCTTTAAATTaagtccagtttttttttttttttttacatttttgcttGTACTTGCTCAGGATATaaactaaaatagaaatatttatttttagatcttCAAAAATTAAAGAGAGGTGGTTAGCTGTTATCAAGCtacattggaaagaaagaaaaaaaatgaagaaacaacaaAATTGGCTTTTATAAAAATACTAGAATGAGCAGGGCATCaaggggcacacctgtaatcttagtggctctggaggctgaggcaggagaatcatgagttcaaagtcagcctcagcaacttagcaaggccctaagcaattcagtgagatcctgtctctaaataaaatacaaaaagggttagggatggccctgagttcaatccttggtaccaaaaataaataaataaaaattttaaaaatgaaaacactagaATGAAAAGTAGTTATCATCACTAAAGCAGATAATTGAGGGGTGgttcttaaagaaaaatagaaatacccACCAGATAAATAAGCTCTATGGTCATAGTTTTCTGTTCAGGTACAAAATGTTACAtttccttaaaatgaaagaatattgtTTCTAAAATTCAAACATAGCATGATAATCCATGGTGTcacattatatttaaataatttgagaTTTAATTTGTCtaagactttaaaaatacttgGTGGTCACACACAGTGGCATGATGGGACCTGTAATTGGGGCTACTCTGGAAGCTCAGGTAGGAAGATAACTTGAGCACAAGAATtgaagaccaacctgggcaacatagcaataCCCTAAatcaaatatttcagaattctCTACAGATTAATGTAGAAGAGTGGTTGCTTTTCTTGAGAACTCAGATTCCATTTTCAACCtttcaaaaattctaaaaagtatTAGATATCCATCTGAGATAAAGCTCTGAAGGATATgctaaaaaaaacccacatttttttttttgcttcaattcACATAACATAAAGTCCTATATGTCAGACACTGTGGTTTTCAgttacaaatatttaatttaaaaaaataccaatttTGGCACAGGGATGTAACTGAGTGTataacatgcacaaggtcctggattcaatccaaacaaataaaattaaggaagaaaaatatgcattatgACTTGCATAAATAGCACACTAACATGGTTAGAAATCAAAACAAGATACACAGTGAGATGTCTTGCTATCAACCCTATCCTCATCTATGCTTGGCTACTACACCTCTATTCTATTCAATGTAGGTGTATTTTCCTACATATCTTTTTAGTATAGTTTTATACAAAAATAAGGACCTATTCTTATTCTCccccttttataaaaaaaaagatagcatatCATCAACactctttttcattttgtgcATTTCACTTTACAATACATCCTCCAAAACTTGTTGCATTCCTTAGTGTAAATGTAtcatagcttttttaaaaatcagtttcctAATGATGAATACTTGGCAGTTTTCAATGTTTTACTGCAATGAATATTTCTATATAATTTGTTTATGTACATACATATCTGTAGGATAAATTCCCAAAAGTGCTACGGTTGTGATTTAGATAACTGCAATCACACTGCCCTCTACCGGGAATATATCATTTTGCAATTGAGCCAAGGATGTATGAGTGAACCAGTTTTCCCAAGGACTTATAATATccttttaatttacaaaaatagttggtttgataaataaatattcaaaatattgaacTAATGGagagggtgggtgggtgtggaGGGAGATAATAAATCGATCCTTAAATGAAAAAGTTTAGAATATTTGATGTAGAAAAATAGTAACTTGAATGTGTTTTACTCACTCGTTCCTTAATCTTTTCAGTCAGGAATGGTTTAATCATGGAAAAGACAGCATGAAAAATTACTGGCTCATTTATCAAATGGATGCCACGAACTTTCAATGGAAAGGAAtcctttggaaaataaagaaaaaaatcatcttattgaaaaacaaattaatattgcAATTATGTTCCTAAGACAAGCCTCTTCTTTAAACACTTTCCAAATTTACAGCAGTACTTACGGTGTTATTttgtttccaaaattatttattcCAGCAACACAAAAGTCTAATTGATACTTCACTCTCACTAGATTaagaaaaatcttaaacaagCATAGgcaaagtattaaaatatttaatagttttcCTATAAAATACTTAACGCTTTTTCACTAGAAATCCCTTCTCCCCATCACACAGAGATATTTTCTTAGGGAACCAATGACTAATTTGGACaaatataatttaacttttttgCCAACGTTTTTTTGAGAGGTAAGTAATCAAAAgttcataaaaattgaaaaacataaCACACACTTTAGGTACTGGTATACATCTTTAGCATCAAAGTAATATAGGCTTATTTAGAAGGTTTAAAAAGTTaagagttgaaagaaaaaaaactcatcaATAGTTTCCCTATCTAAAAGTTATATGGTCAATACAcagacctttcttctttcttttcttcttttttaatgcaaAGCTCTTTTTCATGTCTAACTTTTAGAGACATGTTattaacttgtttttttcttccaggttctttttatatgtataattttactttaaatataattgCTAATAGGCTCCCTAAATAATTTGCATACTGTTATGTTTCattgttataatatttttttctgtggtcATCATGCATTTTAATACTGTTATAATGATCTATCAAATGGATATACCACCATTTAAGTGACCATTTTCCTATTTCTggacaaataatatttaaaaaattttcttctgggctgggattgtggctcagcatgGGTGagacccaggttcaattctcagtaccacataaaaataaaggcattgtgtttcgtccatctacacctaaaaagtaaatattttaaaaaatctattaaaaatgatACTATTAAAAggtcggggatgtggctcaagcagtagcgtgttTGTCTGGCATGCAAGgggagctgggttcgatcctcagcaccacataaaaataaaataaagatgttgtgtccaccgaaaactaaaaaataaatattaaaaaattctctctctctctctctctctctctctctctctctctctctaaaaaaaaaagatactgtggTAGTGCATGCCGTTATCTCAAGTCCTCataaggctgaagcaggaagatcacaagttcaaggccatcctcagcaacttaatgagaccctgtctcaaattaaaaataaaaactaaagggctggggatgtagcttagtggtaaagtgcccctgagttcaattcctagtactatcaaaaaaaaaaattggtgctgCAGTAACTATCTTTCTAGATAGGAGGAGAAGTAGTGGTTACAAACATGACCTGTACATACAGATTACCAGGACTGAATAAAGCTTACTTTACTTCACTGCTGACAAACTATGTACCTGGGCATTGCTATGCCACTTCTTTAACCGAGtttattaatttgtaaaatggagaaaataatgatTTGATGTCATAGGCCCAGCATGTGCATTATGTGGTAGTGCATATGAAACACTTAGCAAAGTACCTGTCATATCATAAacttaactctctctctctctctctctctctctctctctatatatatatatatatatatatatatatatatatatatatatatatatatatatatatatatatattctttttctttttacagtgctgagtattgaacccagggcctcgcatatactaggcaagcactttcccactgagctgcatctccagccccaatAAACTATTATGATGGTATACAAAGCCCTTACTATATTTAAGATTGTTCTTTACCTAGAAGTAGAATTACTGGGTCAAAGACAATGAccatttttaaaaccttttaaaaaaaagtcatatcaATTTATGCCTACACCAAGATTTATGTGACCTTTTATTGTATCATTGTTATAAACATTTTTCAGTCAGTTTTTAAATCTAGGGCAAGATTTTTACCACATTACTATCTAAATGTATAAATTCTGTGTTTACTggttttgaacatttattttcatgtttttttaatatttggtatAAATAAATTTCACTTCCTGTTAGCATTATTGAATTATACGtatcatttttgaaattttatttaagctTCTAATAAATACTCTAACAAAACTTAGAGCTAACATTTGGAAGTATGATACCTAAGAGTTAAAATAGTCACTTACAGTAAGTACAGCAGCAATCTTCTTGGCTACAGATGGGGTAATTTGAAACGCATGAGAAAATTGCCAACCTTCCAGATCAAATATAGCCTTGACTCCATTCCGTTGTGTTTCTACTTCCTGTACAATAAGCTCAGATGTAATTAGACTTACACGAAATACATCGTAAGCTGTAAAAACTTTTGGGTCCCAttgtgctggaaaaaaaaaaaagagggtatcATATCTCAAAATTGTATAAAGAACCAGAGAGATTTACAAAGGGAAACTCATTCTATGTACAAGGGATCATGAATATTGAATAACGTTAAATTAAGGACCAAGGTTATCTATCCGTTTGTTCCTCCCTCCTGAAATCCCTggcaaagaaaagatttttaaaagcatggaaaaaagaaagaattcttgCAGGCTGGATTTGACTGTCAAAAGCAATGGTGACTTCACATGCAGAAGAGAGCTGTGTCTTAAGATGGGAACGCCTGTGGCTATGCTACAAGCTAGGAGATGTTGGAGAAGGGAAAACCCAGGGCCTGGATTCTGAGGAGCAGGTAGGGCCCCATAGTAACTGAAGAGGTTGCTATGAGAAAAGCAGGAGGAGCAGACAGACAAGTTAATCCTCTCAACTCTCAGTGAGAAGCAGCCCAAAGCAGAGGCATGTCCCTACAGGCCTAAGCAGGAAATGTGAGCTTGGGAAAGAAGTGTTGAGGAAATGACCAGCTAGATGCACACCCAGGTAACTGCCCATGCCCAGGGAAAACAAGGGGAACCTGTGTTGAAAACAGGAACTGACATTTCTTGTCCATATGTCTCACCCGTTCCCTTGCATCCCTGAGACAGGCCACAGCAGGCAGAAATGACAATAATTGACTGGCAAgcaggtaattaaaaaaaaaaaaaagatatgcatCTGTCAAAATTTTTACATGTCTATGCAAAGAACAGATGAGCTGAACTCAGTAGATAAAGGCAACAAAGCTTGAAGTAAGGTTAAGAAAGGTAGAGACATTCAAAGAAACATAATACTACCAGGGAGAAGATGTTGAAAGCTATTATTCTAAGAacaggcaaagattttttttttttttttttttttttttttttttttttttttttaaagatagagtgagagaggagagagagagaattttttttttttaatatttattttttagttctcggcagacacaacatctttgttggtatgtggtgctgaggatcgaacctgggccgcacgcatgccaggcgagcgcgctaccgcttgagccacatccccagcccaggcaaagattttttaaaatcaggtgaAATCGGATGGAACAAATGACAGACAGAACCAGTAAATGAACAGTGGTTTGGAAGATCTACTTGAGGAGTTTTCTTCAATTTGGCACACAAGTCAAGAGTTGATGAGTATGAATAAAAGTTAAACAATAATGCAGGTAAAACTAGAAATTCTAATATCCTGAGATATAGAAAGCAAATACAAAGAACATGAAACTACAGAATAGTAAccatagagaattttttttccatagctgAAAAATGATATAAGTCTTCAGATTGAAGATTGATGAAGGGCCtaacagaatgaatgaaaaattattcataatgTGAAGTAATGGTAAAGCATTCAAAAAGCAAAGTTTCTGGTATGGGCAACTGGGTAGGATGGTGGTACCATTTATTGAGATAAAAGAGAAGCATTTTGGGTGGAAGAGATCTTAAGTAGGAACACATCAAAATGGTGATAGTGAGACATCCAAAAGTGTACAGCTAGAATAGGGAGCTGGTCACATGAACTGGATCCCCAAAGAGAAGATGGGGGTGAAGATACAAATCTGGGAGTTGTTACTTAGATGGCAATCTAAAAGAGAGATTGATTGTCTTACATCCAAGTTTTTCCTCTGTTAAGGTAGAGATAAAGTATCATATAAAGCAGAGGCTAAGGCCAGTGTAAAAGGAATTtcagaatttgaagaatgaggtgaaccTTGAGAATCCAGTTCATAAAACCAGATCCCTATTCTGGCTGTATCCATTTGGATCTCTCACTGTaacaatttcctttcctttcctttttttttttttcttttctttctttctttctttcttttttttttttttgtaccaagtattgaacccaggggtgttgaACCAATgaatacatcctcagcccttttttgtttttccgaagcagggtgttgctaagttgtttaaactcttgctaagtttctgaggctggctttgaactcaggatcctcctgccttagcctctagagcctctgggataacaggcatgcaccactgcaccccacTCACAGTCATCAATTTGACATGTTCCTAATTATGGATCTTTTCTGCTCAAAATGCTtctattttatctcaataaaaggTGCCAGGTGGGTGTgcggctcattggtagagtactaCCCTGGCATTTGTGAGGCCTTGGATTCTGAAaacaaagaggaggagaagaggaagaggagaaaggagaaaaagaagaagaagagacaggAGCCACCAATTAGGCTGAAGGCAACAAAGAGGCCAAGggaaaaggatattttaaaaaagaggaagtgTCTCATTGTGTTGGAAGCCAAGTAAAATAAGACTACACATGTCCATGAGAGTTGGTGAAAACGTCACTGATGTCTTTTTAGCAGATGTGGGAGTGAAACCAGAGCAGTATGGGCTAAGGAATGATTGGAAAGTGTGGATGGTGAACATCCTAACTTAACAAGTCTGGCTTAGAATAGGAGAGGGAGCTGGGAAGAAAGGTGGCTggggcagaggctgggcaggggtgggaTAGAGGAggactttttgtatatttttagagGACTGAACCTTAACAGATTTAAGTATTGATTGGTAACATCTAGTAGCAACAAAAGCCCTAAagatctagaaaaagaaaagataatcagAAGGAGTCTTGGGACGGTATAATGGAATTACTCTTGCTTTTTAAAACCCTCAGGTTCATGgtaagcatttgaaaaataaatatgactaaaaaaatacaatactCCTTCAGACACTAGGTGATGAGCCAAATGAAGTTTAcagatcaaaatattttcatgaccTAAATTTCTGAGTCAACTAACTTAATAGTCTGAGCCAATGTCAAGTTGGTTCAGTAGCCACAGATGGCTGGTggctactataaaaatatttcatcatcaTAGAAAGTTTGATGAGATAGTGCTGGCTAGTCTTTAAGAAGAACTTATGACCAAAAGAGCATGTTTTCTTTCTCACTaccaaaatgtcatttttactttttattttgcccAAGTGGCTCCTAACCAGAGAGGAGGtaagacgagagagagagagagagagagagagagagagagagagagagagagagagagagagagagagagagagagagagagagagagagagagagagagagagagagagagagagagagagagagaatattcagtCAGGCACTGCAGAGCCCAAAACCTTGCTATGAATTTCAGTTTTATGTTCCTGGGAACTCTTAATAGATTTGCCAGATAAAATATAGAACACACAGTTAAAG
This window of the Ictidomys tridecemlineatus isolate mIctTri1 chromosome 7, mIctTri1.hap1, whole genome shotgun sequence genome carries:
- the Ttpa gene encoding alpha-tocopherol transfer protein; translation: MAEMRSGLPTGLQLSALPDHSPLLQPSLAELRRRAREEGTWFAPLPLTDSFLLRFLRARDFDLDLAWRLLKNYYKWRAECPELSADLQPGSILGLLKAGYHGVLRSRDPTGSKVLIYRIAQWDPKVFTAYDVFRVSLITSELIVQEVETQRNGVKAIFDLEGWQFSHAFQITPSVAKKIAAVLTDSFPLKVRGIHLINEPVIFHAVFSMIKPFLTEKIKERIHMHGNNYKQSLLQYFPDILPLEYGGEELSMEDICQEWTNFIMKSEDYLSSISETIQ